The Nitrospira lenta DNA window CCCGAAAGTGGGACCGCTGGGCGAGCTGGTCAAGGAATTCAATAAGCCGCCGGCGGTCAAAGTAGAACCTCCGAAAGGGCCGACCATCCCGGAAGGATTGGGCTTCCACCGAAACGATTTCTACGAACTGGTCGTGCGAACACTGAGCCGGCAGGACAATCAAATACGCATGGATCTGACAATTGAAAACCGGTCGCCACGCGATGTAAAACTGCTCTGCCTGCTCCAAAATACCGTTTTGAAGGACGATCAGGGTGGGCAGTGGGCACAAAGTGTCGAGGGCAATCGCGAAGGGCTTTGTACCAGAGGGGTCGAACTCTCGCCGCGAGAGAAGGATCGAGCGGTGCTGATGTTTACGGCGCCGGCCGACTCCGCGGCCGTGTCGCAATTCATCTTCTCCTTTCATGAAAAATCACCGCGCCGAGACGCCACCTTTGCCATCGACAATCTGACGATTGAGACGTCGCCCTCGCTACCATCCCCAGCAACTCCCTAACCAATCGGAACCACCATGACTGCACGTACTTTAAAGCAAGTTCTCACGATTGCCGGATCCGACTCCGGCGGAGGCGCCGGAATTCAGGCGGACCTCAAATCCATGTCGGCGAACGGCGTCTTCGCGATGTCGGTGATTACCGCCGTCACCGCGCAAAACACGGAAGACGTGACCGATGTGTTCGAGCTGCCGACCTCCATCATTGGCTCGCAGCTCGACGCCGTGTTCGACGACTTCGAGGTCTCCGCCGTCAAAACCGGGATGCTTTCCTCCACGGCGATCGTCGAGCTCGTGGCAAAAATGCTCGCTGTACAAAAAGTGGCGAATCTGGTCGTTGACCCGGTGATGGTCTCCAAATCCGGACGCGCACTCCTGAAGCCGGATGCTATCGACGCCCTCAAGAAGCTGCTTTTCCCGCTCGCGCTCGTCGTCACCCCCAATATCCACGAGGCGCAACAGTTGTCCGGCATCGCCATCGGCAACCTGGCGGATGCTCGACGCGCGGCCAAGATTATTCACGGCTTCGGCTGTCAGTACGTGCTGATCAAAGGCGGCCATCTGCTCGCCGAACGTGGCACCGACCTGCTCTATGACGGCCGATTCTTCAATATCTACAAAGGCGAGTTCATCGACACGCCCCACACACACGGCACCGGCTGCACCTTCGCCTCGGCGCTCGCCGCCCAACTGGCGCGCGGCAAAGCGATGACCGATGCGGTGCAGGCCGCGAAGACCTACCTCACGGAAACCATCCGCCATAGTCTTGCCATTGGACACGGCACCGGCCCGACCAATCACTTCTACTTTCTCGAAACATAGGGATCAACAATGTCGCGACTTCCTGGACGCCCGCTCACGTTCCTTCTGACCGGATTTTCATGGCTGATGCT harbors:
- a CDS encoding FlgO family outer membrane protein, whose protein sequence is MIRQFLIISGLLCSTLLSGHVFAAGNYEESLKALADGVIAESLKAKKERLAIIDFTDAKGVVTPIGQFLAEELGTQLLVAGELKVVERKLVSSTLKKRHLTQIDAASPKALKGAAKAIRTDIFVMGSYLDAPEGILVTVKLISPLNAQAIGAARGMIPKVGPLGELVKEFNKPPAVKVEPPKGPTIPEGLGFHRNDFYELVVRTLSRQDNQIRMDLTIENRSPRDVKLLCLLQNTVLKDDQGGQWAQSVEGNREGLCTRGVELSPREKDRAVLMFTAPADSAAVSQFIFSFHEKSPRRDATFAIDNLTIETSPSLPSPATP
- the thiD gene encoding bifunctional hydroxymethylpyrimidine kinase/phosphomethylpyrimidine kinase, with the translated sequence MTARTLKQVLTIAGSDSGGGAGIQADLKSMSANGVFAMSVITAVTAQNTEDVTDVFELPTSIIGSQLDAVFDDFEVSAVKTGMLSSTAIVELVAKMLAVQKVANLVVDPVMVSKSGRALLKPDAIDALKKLLFPLALVVTPNIHEAQQLSGIAIGNLADARRAAKIIHGFGCQYVLIKGGHLLAERGTDLLYDGRFFNIYKGEFIDTPHTHGTGCTFASALAAQLARGKAMTDAVQAAKTYLTETIRHSLAIGHGTGPTNHFYFLET